A window from Corvus cornix cornix isolate S_Up_H32 chromosome 8, ASM73873v5, whole genome shotgun sequence encodes these proteins:
- the SCYL3 gene encoding protein-associating with the carboxyl-terminal domain of ezrin isoform X3, giving the protein MGSENSALKSYTLEEPPFTLPTGHTIYPAVLQDGKLASVFVYKRENEDKVNKAAKHLKTLRHPCLLRFLSCTVEANGIHLVTERVRPLEMVLEMLSAAEICAGIYDVLLALIFLHDRGNLTHNNVCLSSLFVSEDGHWKLGGMETVCNFSEATPESADFKILPSSYGHARDAYAFGTTVENLLTVLNDQVSADILSSFQQTLHCALLNPDPKCRPPLSSLLSHEFFRNDFLEVVNFLKTLTLKSEEEKTEFFKFLLDRVAGLSEELIASRLVPLLLNQLVFAEPVAVKSFLPHLLGPKKEQSGESQTSCLLSPALFQAHVIPVLLKLFEVHEEHVRMVLLSHIHAYAELFSREELKNVILPQVLLGLRDTSDSIVAITLHSLAVLVSLLGPEVVVGGERSKIFKSSAPSFMKTADLSPEDSPSHGMSNQRSQTSQPLKSSPSLFPSSANAPVKKLPMQQDNPLASKTGEQGAQPPLNGIPGSINTLRNSRSSMTTSGKPAEEWPDWSEPEEADTEKTVNIQIQPQELRGSTGPYFADHDVDEKPWDDFEPRSPSPKLSSGNCLTVTHADAVERPRPLPSTHQLSTEFKSLSPPTKSCHGNSWSNDKWDHEEQLGETVLPKTFQERLKSSSESGLGEEFTIKVKRKPVQDPELDWFADMIPDIKPSSALLILPEARTEAVVPTHSGGVSSREGASQNVLFSSKFAAADVIEAEATGWGEEEELNWEDDTNW; this is encoded by the exons ATGGGCTCAGAGAACAGTGCTTTGAAGAGCTACACCCTGGAAGAGCCGCCGTTCACACTGCCCACCGGCCACACCATTTACCCAGCCGTGCTCCAGGATGGCAAACTCGCCTCCGTGTTCGTGTACAAGCGGGAGAACGAGGATAAGGTCAATAAAGCTGCCAAG CACCTGAAAACCTTGCGCCACCCTTGCCTTCTGCGCTTCCTCTCCTGTACTGTGGAAGCAAATGGGATCCACCTGGTTACGGAGAGGGTGAGGCCCTTGGAGATGGTCCTGGAGAtgctctctgctgcagaaatctgTGCAGGGATCTACGATGTGTTGCTGGCACTCATCTTCCTCCATGACAGG gGAAACCTGACACATAACAATGTCTGTTTATCATCCCTGTTTGTGAGTGAGGATGGGCACTGGAAGCTGGGAGGAATGGAAACAGTCTGTAACTTCAGTGAAGCCACCCCAGAG tctgcaGACTTCAAAATCCTGCCCAGCAGCTACGGGCACGCGAGGGATGCCTATGCATTTGGGACAACAGTTGAGAATCTCCTGACAGTTCTCAATGATCAGG TTTCAGCAGATATTCTCTCCAGCTTTCAGCAAACCTTGCACTGTGCACTGCTGAATCCAGACCCAAAGTGTCGTCCACCACTGTCCAGCTTATTGTCTCATGAGTTCTTCAG GAATGATTTTCTGGAAGTTGTGAATTTTCTGAAGACCTTAACACTAAAGTCTGAGGAggagaaaactgaatttttcaa ATTTCTGCTGGACAGGGTGGCTGGCTTGTCAGAGGAGCTGATAGCATCACGGCTGGTACCTCTCCTACTCAATCAGCTCGTGTTTGCAGAACCTGTAGCTGTCAAGAGTTTTCTTCCTCATCTGCTGGGCCCAAAGAAAG AGCAAAGTGGGGAGAGCCAGACCAGCTGCCTGCTGTCGCCAGCCCTGTTCCAGGCCCACGtgatcccagtgctgctgaagctgTTTGAGGTGCATGAGGAGCATGTGCGGATGGTGCTGCTGTCTCACATCCATGCCTACGCAGAGCTGTTCTCTCGGGAGGAGCTGAAGAACGTCATATTGCCACAG GTGTTGCTGGGCCTGCGGGACACCAGTGACTCCATTGTGGCAATAACGCTGCACAGCTTGGCCGTCCTCGTCTCCCTGCTTGGGCCTGAAGTGGTTGTAGGTGGAGAAAGATcaaagattttcaaaagctCTGCACCAAGTTTCATGAAAACTGCTGATCTCTCCCCAGAAG ATTCCCCCAGTCATGGCATGAGCAATCAGAGAAGCCAAACCTCTCAGCCCCTGAAGAGCAGTCCCAGCTTgttccccagctctgcaaaTGCACCTGTCAAGAAGCTTCCTATGCAACAAGACAATCCCCTGGCTTCAAAGACAG GTGAGCAAGGCGCTCAGCCCCCCCTGAACGGAATTCCTGGAAGCATTAATACATTGAGGAACAGCAGGAGCTCTATGACTACCTCGGGAAAGCCAGCAGAGGAGTGGCCAGACTGGAGTGAGCCAGAGGAGGCAGACACTGAGAAAACTGTGAACATTCAAAttcagccccaggagctgcgGGGCAGCACGGGACCTTATTTTGCTGATCATGATGTAGATGAGAAGCCTTGGGATGACTTTGAGCCCAGGAGCCCCAGTCCTAAATTGTCCTCAGGAAACTGCCTCACTGTGACACACGCTGATGCAGTTGAAAGGCCAAGGCCTCTGCCAAGTACCCATCAACTGAGCACAGAATTCAAAAGCCTGAGTCCCCCCACAAAGTCTTGCcatgggaacagctggagcaaTGACAAGTGGGACCACGAGGAACAACTGGGAGAAACTGTGTTGCCAAAAACCTTTCAGGAAAGGTTGAAGTCTTCGTCAGAGTCTGGCTTGGGAGAAGAATTCACAATCAAAGTGAAGAGGAAACCAGTGCAAGACCCTGAGCTGGACTGGTTTGCTGACATGATCCCAGACATTAAACCTTCTTCTGCTCTTTTGATTTTACCTGAGGCAAGGACAGAAGCAGTTGTTCCCACTCACTCGGGTGGGGTGTCCAGCAGAGAAGGTGCCTCCCAGAATGTGCTGTTTTCATCCAAATTTGCAGCAGCTGATGTGATTGAG GCTGAAGCTACAGGCTGGGGTGAAGAAGAGGAGTTGAACTGGGAAGATGATACAAACTGGTAA
- the SCYL3 gene encoding protein-associating with the carboxyl-terminal domain of ezrin isoform X2, producing the protein MGSENSALKSYTLEEPPFTLPTGHTIYPAVLQDGKLASVFVYKRENEDKVNKAAKHLKTLRHPCLLRFLSCTVEANGIHLVTERVRPLEMVLEMLSAAEICAGIYDVLLALIFLHDRGNLTHNNVCLSSLFVSEDGHWKLGGMETVCNFSEATPEFLCHMKSVRDQSCIPCEEMSADFKILPSSYGHARDAYAFGTTVENLLTVLNDQVSADILSSFQQTLHCALLNPDPKCRPPLSSLLSHEFFRNDFLEVVNFLKTLTLKSEEEKTEFFKFLLDRVAGLSEELIASRLVPLLLNQLVFAEPVAVKSFLPHLLGPKKEQSGESQTSCLLSPALFQAHVIPVLLKLFEVHEEHVRMVLLSHIHAYAELFSREELKNVILPQVLLGLRDTSDSIVAITLHSLAVLVSLLGPEVVVGGERSKIFKSSAPSFMKTADLSPEDSPSHGMSNQRSQTSQPLKSSPSLFPSSANAPVKKLPMQQDNPLASKTGEQGAQPPLNGIPGSINTLRNSRSSMTTSGKPAEEWPDWSEPEEADTEKTVNIQIQPQELRGSTGPYFADHDVDEKPWDDFEPRSPSPKLSSGNCLTVTHADAVERPRPLPSTHQLSTEFKSLSPPTKSCHGNSWSNDKWDHEEQLGETVLPKTFQERLKSSSESGLGEEFTIKVKRKPVQDPELDWFADMIPDIKPSSALLILPEARTEAVVPTHSGGVSSREGASQNVLFSSKFAAADVIEAEATGWGEEEELNWEDDTNW; encoded by the exons ATGGGCTCAGAGAACAGTGCTTTGAAGAGCTACACCCTGGAAGAGCCGCCGTTCACACTGCCCACCGGCCACACCATTTACCCAGCCGTGCTCCAGGATGGCAAACTCGCCTCCGTGTTCGTGTACAAGCGGGAGAACGAGGATAAGGTCAATAAAGCTGCCAAG CACCTGAAAACCTTGCGCCACCCTTGCCTTCTGCGCTTCCTCTCCTGTACTGTGGAAGCAAATGGGATCCACCTGGTTACGGAGAGGGTGAGGCCCTTGGAGATGGTCCTGGAGAtgctctctgctgcagaaatctgTGCAGGGATCTACGATGTGTTGCTGGCACTCATCTTCCTCCATGACAGG gGAAACCTGACACATAACAATGTCTGTTTATCATCCCTGTTTGTGAGTGAGGATGGGCACTGGAAGCTGGGAGGAATGGAAACAGTCTGTAACTTCAGTGAAGCCACCCCAGAG TTCCTCTGTCACATGAAGTCAGTGCGAGACCAGTCGTGCATCCCCTGCGAGGAGATG tctgcaGACTTCAAAATCCTGCCCAGCAGCTACGGGCACGCGAGGGATGCCTATGCATTTGGGACAACAGTTGAGAATCTCCTGACAGTTCTCAATGATCAGG TTTCAGCAGATATTCTCTCCAGCTTTCAGCAAACCTTGCACTGTGCACTGCTGAATCCAGACCCAAAGTGTCGTCCACCACTGTCCAGCTTATTGTCTCATGAGTTCTTCAG GAATGATTTTCTGGAAGTTGTGAATTTTCTGAAGACCTTAACACTAAAGTCTGAGGAggagaaaactgaatttttcaa ATTTCTGCTGGACAGGGTGGCTGGCTTGTCAGAGGAGCTGATAGCATCACGGCTGGTACCTCTCCTACTCAATCAGCTCGTGTTTGCAGAACCTGTAGCTGTCAAGAGTTTTCTTCCTCATCTGCTGGGCCCAAAGAAAG AGCAAAGTGGGGAGAGCCAGACCAGCTGCCTGCTGTCGCCAGCCCTGTTCCAGGCCCACGtgatcccagtgctgctgaagctgTTTGAGGTGCATGAGGAGCATGTGCGGATGGTGCTGCTGTCTCACATCCATGCCTACGCAGAGCTGTTCTCTCGGGAGGAGCTGAAGAACGTCATATTGCCACAG GTGTTGCTGGGCCTGCGGGACACCAGTGACTCCATTGTGGCAATAACGCTGCACAGCTTGGCCGTCCTCGTCTCCCTGCTTGGGCCTGAAGTGGTTGTAGGTGGAGAAAGATcaaagattttcaaaagctCTGCACCAAGTTTCATGAAAACTGCTGATCTCTCCCCAGAAG ATTCCCCCAGTCATGGCATGAGCAATCAGAGAAGCCAAACCTCTCAGCCCCTGAAGAGCAGTCCCAGCTTgttccccagctctgcaaaTGCACCTGTCAAGAAGCTTCCTATGCAACAAGACAATCCCCTGGCTTCAAAGACAG GTGAGCAAGGCGCTCAGCCCCCCCTGAACGGAATTCCTGGAAGCATTAATACATTGAGGAACAGCAGGAGCTCTATGACTACCTCGGGAAAGCCAGCAGAGGAGTGGCCAGACTGGAGTGAGCCAGAGGAGGCAGACACTGAGAAAACTGTGAACATTCAAAttcagccccaggagctgcgGGGCAGCACGGGACCTTATTTTGCTGATCATGATGTAGATGAGAAGCCTTGGGATGACTTTGAGCCCAGGAGCCCCAGTCCTAAATTGTCCTCAGGAAACTGCCTCACTGTGACACACGCTGATGCAGTTGAAAGGCCAAGGCCTCTGCCAAGTACCCATCAACTGAGCACAGAATTCAAAAGCCTGAGTCCCCCCACAAAGTCTTGCcatgggaacagctggagcaaTGACAAGTGGGACCACGAGGAACAACTGGGAGAAACTGTGTTGCCAAAAACCTTTCAGGAAAGGTTGAAGTCTTCGTCAGAGTCTGGCTTGGGAGAAGAATTCACAATCAAAGTGAAGAGGAAACCAGTGCAAGACCCTGAGCTGGACTGGTTTGCTGACATGATCCCAGACATTAAACCTTCTTCTGCTCTTTTGATTTTACCTGAGGCAAGGACAGAAGCAGTTGTTCCCACTCACTCGGGTGGGGTGTCCAGCAGAGAAGGTGCCTCCCAGAATGTGCTGTTTTCATCCAAATTTGCAGCAGCTGATGTGATTGAG GCTGAAGCTACAGGCTGGGGTGAAGAAGAGGAGTTGAACTGGGAAGATGATACAAACTGGTAA
- the SCYL3 gene encoding protein-associating with the carboxyl-terminal domain of ezrin isoform X1: MGSENSALKSYTLEEPPFTLPTGHTIYPAVLQDGKLASVFVYKRENEDKVNKAAKHLKTLRHPCLLRFLSCTVEANGIHLVTERVRPLEMVLEMLSAAEICAGIYDVLLALIFLHDRGNLTHNNVCLSSLFVSEDGHWKLGGMETVCNFSEATPEFLCHMKSVRDQSCIPCEEMVSDSMCSRSFLLAAKKNVMSADFKILPSSYGHARDAYAFGTTVENLLTVLNDQVSADILSSFQQTLHCALLNPDPKCRPPLSSLLSHEFFRNDFLEVVNFLKTLTLKSEEEKTEFFKFLLDRVAGLSEELIASRLVPLLLNQLVFAEPVAVKSFLPHLLGPKKEQSGESQTSCLLSPALFQAHVIPVLLKLFEVHEEHVRMVLLSHIHAYAELFSREELKNVILPQVLLGLRDTSDSIVAITLHSLAVLVSLLGPEVVVGGERSKIFKSSAPSFMKTADLSPEDSPSHGMSNQRSQTSQPLKSSPSLFPSSANAPVKKLPMQQDNPLASKTGEQGAQPPLNGIPGSINTLRNSRSSMTTSGKPAEEWPDWSEPEEADTEKTVNIQIQPQELRGSTGPYFADHDVDEKPWDDFEPRSPSPKLSSGNCLTVTHADAVERPRPLPSTHQLSTEFKSLSPPTKSCHGNSWSNDKWDHEEQLGETVLPKTFQERLKSSSESGLGEEFTIKVKRKPVQDPELDWFADMIPDIKPSSALLILPEARTEAVVPTHSGGVSSREGASQNVLFSSKFAAADVIEAEATGWGEEEELNWEDDTNW, encoded by the exons ATGGGCTCAGAGAACAGTGCTTTGAAGAGCTACACCCTGGAAGAGCCGCCGTTCACACTGCCCACCGGCCACACCATTTACCCAGCCGTGCTCCAGGATGGCAAACTCGCCTCCGTGTTCGTGTACAAGCGGGAGAACGAGGATAAGGTCAATAAAGCTGCCAAG CACCTGAAAACCTTGCGCCACCCTTGCCTTCTGCGCTTCCTCTCCTGTACTGTGGAAGCAAATGGGATCCACCTGGTTACGGAGAGGGTGAGGCCCTTGGAGATGGTCCTGGAGAtgctctctgctgcagaaatctgTGCAGGGATCTACGATGTGTTGCTGGCACTCATCTTCCTCCATGACAGG gGAAACCTGACACATAACAATGTCTGTTTATCATCCCTGTTTGTGAGTGAGGATGGGCACTGGAAGCTGGGAGGAATGGAAACAGTCTGTAACTTCAGTGAAGCCACCCCAGAG TTCCTCTGTCACATGAAGTCAGTGCGAGACCAGTCGTGCATCCCCTGCGAGGAGATGGTGAGTGACAGCATGTGCTCAAGGAGcttcctgctggcagcaaagAAAAACGTGATG tctgcaGACTTCAAAATCCTGCCCAGCAGCTACGGGCACGCGAGGGATGCCTATGCATTTGGGACAACAGTTGAGAATCTCCTGACAGTTCTCAATGATCAGG TTTCAGCAGATATTCTCTCCAGCTTTCAGCAAACCTTGCACTGTGCACTGCTGAATCCAGACCCAAAGTGTCGTCCACCACTGTCCAGCTTATTGTCTCATGAGTTCTTCAG GAATGATTTTCTGGAAGTTGTGAATTTTCTGAAGACCTTAACACTAAAGTCTGAGGAggagaaaactgaatttttcaa ATTTCTGCTGGACAGGGTGGCTGGCTTGTCAGAGGAGCTGATAGCATCACGGCTGGTACCTCTCCTACTCAATCAGCTCGTGTTTGCAGAACCTGTAGCTGTCAAGAGTTTTCTTCCTCATCTGCTGGGCCCAAAGAAAG AGCAAAGTGGGGAGAGCCAGACCAGCTGCCTGCTGTCGCCAGCCCTGTTCCAGGCCCACGtgatcccagtgctgctgaagctgTTTGAGGTGCATGAGGAGCATGTGCGGATGGTGCTGCTGTCTCACATCCATGCCTACGCAGAGCTGTTCTCTCGGGAGGAGCTGAAGAACGTCATATTGCCACAG GTGTTGCTGGGCCTGCGGGACACCAGTGACTCCATTGTGGCAATAACGCTGCACAGCTTGGCCGTCCTCGTCTCCCTGCTTGGGCCTGAAGTGGTTGTAGGTGGAGAAAGATcaaagattttcaaaagctCTGCACCAAGTTTCATGAAAACTGCTGATCTCTCCCCAGAAG ATTCCCCCAGTCATGGCATGAGCAATCAGAGAAGCCAAACCTCTCAGCCCCTGAAGAGCAGTCCCAGCTTgttccccagctctgcaaaTGCACCTGTCAAGAAGCTTCCTATGCAACAAGACAATCCCCTGGCTTCAAAGACAG GTGAGCAAGGCGCTCAGCCCCCCCTGAACGGAATTCCTGGAAGCATTAATACATTGAGGAACAGCAGGAGCTCTATGACTACCTCGGGAAAGCCAGCAGAGGAGTGGCCAGACTGGAGTGAGCCAGAGGAGGCAGACACTGAGAAAACTGTGAACATTCAAAttcagccccaggagctgcgGGGCAGCACGGGACCTTATTTTGCTGATCATGATGTAGATGAGAAGCCTTGGGATGACTTTGAGCCCAGGAGCCCCAGTCCTAAATTGTCCTCAGGAAACTGCCTCACTGTGACACACGCTGATGCAGTTGAAAGGCCAAGGCCTCTGCCAAGTACCCATCAACTGAGCACAGAATTCAAAAGCCTGAGTCCCCCCACAAAGTCTTGCcatgggaacagctggagcaaTGACAAGTGGGACCACGAGGAACAACTGGGAGAAACTGTGTTGCCAAAAACCTTTCAGGAAAGGTTGAAGTCTTCGTCAGAGTCTGGCTTGGGAGAAGAATTCACAATCAAAGTGAAGAGGAAACCAGTGCAAGACCCTGAGCTGGACTGGTTTGCTGACATGATCCCAGACATTAAACCTTCTTCTGCTCTTTTGATTTTACCTGAGGCAAGGACAGAAGCAGTTGTTCCCACTCACTCGGGTGGGGTGTCCAGCAGAGAAGGTGCCTCCCAGAATGTGCTGTTTTCATCCAAATTTGCAGCAGCTGATGTGATTGAG GCTGAAGCTACAGGCTGGGGTGAAGAAGAGGAGTTGAACTGGGAAGATGATACAAACTGGTAA
- the C8H1orf112 gene encoding uncharacterized protein C1orf112 homolog, giving the protein MSQTDPELLLRELGGWDWELCRRELPAVLPRLLSMYQESEDWTEHIRVLRILTEMFLPHISLEDLEGTFFSKVLPKTLQFFDNLMCELSSEAKGLTSQSTELRSTVRNLLQTMVQLLETLTGCVRYVCSLQECVSLQSIRSLPSSVLYVIKSTFTHCKDSESVYCGHLHLISDLLQAMFKETYSLQKQLMELVDLISIGSASTEDDITYMVSVIHTVLEICSVISNMDHALHANTWKFIIKQSLKHHSLLQCHLKHSDILGGLCKDTLLSFDSCLQLAEQMKVSEIQEGTDVRLFQKTVKLCRFFANSLVHYTKEFLACFSDSCSQLHQLFLQIYSKFPHSLYAPEILEVHQDEISRVFLVALDPLINQLLPFSPFMEQVLSEKLGLPPEQQLPQCLLLLTIMDKLSSQPEEVQTLWNTGKSLSLFSALFFSFQQCCGELSLPVRLPEVVSTGQPAVPITLYHYVCVHLCSFIASTLPSYFPQLECALLDAVLGSSMITSLLAMDSWCFLARYGTAELCAHHVNVIAHLVKAWPSDCSQVSALGVLLKRMLFLMAPEHQVEFAHKFLPEEVENLAVWQHVSLRALNPDLRIQVASQLCTAGLARCWWWLNGSRALGELPPVNTALSVLLAACSSADDTLEAELKASVLGVLSQFWSFFQAKQVSDEPCLQKTLCLLLHLSEFFIQALDAQLITQVFALQSFLLQLHPPDHVRLAMVDFLSSMGKVFIPQEAQRQVVPQLSCLFASLLADQTWLIHQHALEAFTHFAEETRHEDVVPWCLNSEEAKNKVVNFLAKTRQVEETREARTERLKQERITWHAQALKVDGELESTGEPVAKKACHPPSEEQYKAAVGTMEGAVEAVKLLLQKGSPPAWLAVKLEALHTAIATLRDSLW; this is encoded by the exons atGTCCCAGACAGACCCCGAGCTGCTCCTGCGGGAGCTCGGCGGCTGGGACTGGGAGCTCTGCCGCCGGGAGCTGCCCGCTGTCCTGCCCCGGCTCCTT TCAATGTATCAAGAGTCTGAAGACTGGACGGAGCATATTC gtgTTTTGAGGATCctgactgaaatgtttttgccACATATCAGCCTTGAAGATTTGGAAGGAACTTTCTTCTCTAAAGTATTACCTAAG ACTCTACAGTTCTTTGATAACTTGATGTGTGAACTATCCAGCGAGGCCAAAGGATTGACCAGCCAGAGCACAGAGTTACGCAGTACTGTACGGAATCTGTTACAG ACCatggtgcagctgctggagacTCTGACAGGCTGTGTGCGCTACGTGTGCTCGCTGCAGGAGTGCGTGTCCCTGCAGAGCATCcgctccctcccttcctccgTCCTCTATGTGATAAAGAGCACCTTCACACACTGCAAG GACAGTGAATCAGTGTACTGTGGGCACCTGCATTTAATTTCTGACCTCCTACAAGCCATGTTTAAGGAAACTTACTCCCTTCAGAAACAGCTGATGGAACTGGTTGATCTGATTTCCATAGGGTCTGCTTCCACTGAAGATGACATCACATATATGGTGTCAG TAATCCACACTGTGCTAGAGATCTGCTCTGTAATTTCCAATATGGACCACGCTCTTCATGCCAATACATGGAAGTTCATAATCAA GCAAAGCCTGAAGCATCACtcactgctgcagtgccacCTGAAACACAGTGACATCCTTGGTGGCCTGTGCAAGGacactcttctttcttttgactCCTGTTTGCAGCTGGCTGAGCAAATGAAGGTGTCAGAGATACAG GAGGGCACTGACGTCAGGCTGTTCCAGAAGACAGTCAAATTGTGCAGGTTCTTTGCTAACTCCCTTGTACACTACACCAAG GAATTTCTTGCTTGCTTCTCTGACTCCTGTTCTCAGTTACATCAGCTCTTTCTTCAGATATACAG CAAATTTCCTCACAGTCTTTATGCTCCAGAGATCTTGGAAGTTCATCAGGATGAAATATCCCGGGTTTTTCTTGTGGCTCTGGACCCTCTGATCAACCAGCTTCTTCCCTTTAGTCCTTTCATGGAGCAAGTGTTAAGTGAAAAGTTAG GTCTccctcctgagcagcagctgccccagtGTCTCCTCCTGCTTACCATAATGGACAAGCTGTCCTCTCAGCCTGAAGAAGTGCAAACTCTctggaacacaggaaaaag CCTGTCTTTGTTTTCAGCTCTCTTCTTCAGTTTCCAGCAATGTTGTGGGGAGCTTTCTCTCCCTGTCCGTTTGCCAGAGGTGGTCAGTACCGGACAGCCAGCAGTTCCCATCACCCTCTATCACTATGTCTGTGTCCACCTGTGCTCCTTCATTGCTTCCACACTCCCATCATACTTCCCTCAGCTG GAGTGTGCCCTGCTGGATGCTGTGCTGGGTTCCAGTATGATCACATCTCTGCTAGCAATGGACTCGTGGTGCTTCCTTGCCCG GTATGgaacagctgagctgtgtgctCACCACGTTAATGTGATCGCCCACTTG GTAAAGGCTTGGCCCAGTGACTGCTCCCAGGTCTCTGCCCTGGGTGTGCTGCTGAAGCGAATGCTGTTCTTGATGGCTCCAGAGCATCAG GTAGAATTTGCTCATAAGTTTCTTCCTGAAGAGGTGGAGAACTTGGCTGTGTGGCAGCACGTGTCTCTCAGAGCCCTGAATCCTGACCTTAGGATACAAGTGGCATCTCAGCTGTGCACGGCAGGGCTCGCACGGTGCTGGTGGTGGCTGAACGGCAGCCGTGCCTTGGGAGAGCTCCCACCTGTG aacACTGCCCTTTCtgtcctgctggctgcctgcagtTCTGCTGATGACACTCTGGAGGCAGAACTTAAGGCATCTGTCTTGGGAGTGCTCAGTCAGTTCTGgtcttttttccaggctaagcAG GTCTCAGATGAGCCATGTCTCCAGAAGACACTGTGTTTATTACTTCACCTTTCGGAATTTTTCATCCAAGCATTAGATGCTCAACTGATTAcccag GTGTTTGCACTGCAGTCATTCTTGCTCCAGCTGCATCCTCCGGATCATGTCCGTCTAGCAATGGTGGATTTTCTGTCTTCCATGGGAAAGGTGTTTATACCACAAGAAGCACAG AGGCAGGTTGTGCCCCAGCTGTCCTGTCTGTTTGCCTCTCTGCTGGCTGACCAGACCTGGCTGATTCACCAGCACGCACTGGAGGCGTTCACACATTTTGCAGAG GAAACAAGACATGAAGATGTTGTTCCTTGGTGCCTTAATTCTGAAGAAGCTAAGAACAAAGTTGTTAATTTTCTGGCTAAG ACAAGGCAGGTGGAAGAGACGAGAGAAGCACGAACAGAACGCCTGAAGCAAGAAAGGATTACCTGGCATGCACAGGCTTTAAAAGTGGATGGAGAATTGGAGTCAACAGGAGAG CCTGTGGCCAAAAAAGCCTGTCACCCCCCCTCTGAGGAGCAGTACAAGGCAGCAGTAGGCACGATGGAGGGGGCAGTGGAGGCTgtgaagctgctgctccagaaaggGTCCCCCCCAGCCTGGCTTGCAGTGAAGCTGGAGGCTCTGCACACAGCCATAGCCACCCTCAGGGACAGCTTGTGGTAG
- the METTL18 gene encoding histidine protein methyltransferase 1 homolog has translation MDFRFNFAVDEHENSEADAHFLVLCSPQHKQESTEKSRKTADPAADSSPKLGTDKHQNETTSKKKLCVKAAKEHSIPEDLNKVLENKVMETVLDLSYVKLSVLEIMCSGDTDREGIVSKSVSSHSDLIPGVYEGGLKIWECTFDLMEYFSEAEIEFTNKTVLDLGCGAGLLGIVALRGKADRVHFQDYNSTVIDEITLPNVVANCINEGRRMGSGKDRKASKTPSKRARKAEGSPNVLNRCRFFSGEWSQVSQLLLSSNKPFSKYDIILTSETIYNPDYYSALHDTLAELLDKNGCVYLASKVHYFGVGGGIYLFEKFIEKKNVFRTNMVKTINQGLQRCIMEIAFKDSC, from the coding sequence atggattttcgatttaattttgctgttgatGAACATGAGAACAGTGAGGCAGATGCTCACTTCTTGGTGCTGTGCTCTCCACAACACAAGCAGGAATCcacagaaaagagcaggaaaacgGCTGATCCTGCAGCAGACTCCAGCCCTAAGCTGGGTACTGATAAGCACCAGAATGAGacaacttcaaagaaaaagctCTGTGTGAAAGCTGCCAAGGAGCATAGTATTCCCGAAGATCTCAACAAAGTATTGGAAAATAAAGTCATGGAAACAGTATTGGACCTGTCTTACGTAAAGTTGTCTGTATTGGAAATTATGTGTTCGGGTGACACCGACAGAGAAGGCATCGTGTCCAAAAGTGTTTCTTCTCACTCTGATCTCATCCCAGGAGTCTATGAAGGAGGACTGAAAATCTGGGAATGTACCTTTGATCTCATGGAGTACTTTTCTGAGGCTGAAATAGAATTTACCAACAAGACTGTATTGGATCttggctgtggggctggattGCTGGGAATTGTTGCTTTAAGGGGTAAAGCTGACAGAGTCCATTTTCAGGACTACAACAGCACAGTGATTGATGAAATAACCTTGCCTAATGTGGTGGCCAACTGTATTAATGAAGGCAGGAGGATGGGCAGTGGGAAGGACAGAAAAGCCAGCAAGACTCCTTCAAAGAGAGCCAGAAAAGCAGAGGGCTCACCTAACGTGCTCAAcagatgcagatttttttctggagagtGGTCTCAAGTCAGCCAGCTCCTGTTAAGCAGCAACAAACCCTTTTCAAAGTATGACATCATTCTCACCTCTGAGACCATCTATAATCCTGACTACTACAGTGCTCTGCATGATACACTAGCTGAGCTCTTGGATAAAAATGGCTGTGTGTATTTGGCAAGCAAAGTGCATTATTTTGGAGTTGGTGGTGGTATCTATCTTTTTGAGAAAttcattgaaaagaaaaatgtgtttagaaCCAATATGGTTAAAACAATTAATCAGGGTCTGCAGCGATGCATTATGGAAATTGCTTTTAAAGATTCCTGTTAA